Proteins encoded by one window of Pseudorca crassidens isolate mPseCra1 chromosome 3, mPseCra1.hap1, whole genome shotgun sequence:
- the PRSS57 gene encoding serine protease 57 isoform X1 yields MRPGEGSWACMLLTLTAFQMLPMRPPGSWASRIIGGHKVTPHSRPYMASVSFQGQHHCGGFLLQTRWVVSAAHCFRDRDPQTGLVVLGAHDLRTAEATQQVFSISAVFTHPDYHLATHTSDICLLRLNSSAILGPAVGLLGLPRRPPRAGARCQVAGWGSVSDFEELPPVLMEAEVRVLGLDICNSSWKGRLSPAMLCTRSGDRRRRGFCSADSGGPLVCRNRAHGVVSFSGLWCGDPKTPDVYTLVSAFVTWIWDVVRRGPHGPQPSPPPRTTGGPAGVA; encoded by the exons ATGAGGCccggggaggggagctgggcctGCATGCTGCTGACTCTGACCGCCTTCCAGATGCTGCCCATGAGGCCCCCAG GCTCCTGGGCGTCCCGAATCATCGGGGGCCACAAGGTGACCCCCCACTCCCGGCCCTACATGGCGTCCGTGAGTTTCCAGGGCCAGCACCACTGCGGGGGCTTCCTGCTGCAGACCCGCTGGGTTGTGTCGGCCGCCCACTGCTTCAGAGACAG AGACCCCCAAACGGGCCTGGTGGTGCTAGGGGCCCACGACCTGCGCACCGCAGAGGCCACGCAGCAGGTGTTCAGCATCTCGGCTGTCTTCACGCACCCCGACTACCATCTGGCCACCCACACCAGTGACATCTGTCTGCTGCGG CTGAACAGCTCTGCCATCCTGGGTCCTGCAGTGGGGCTGCTGGGGCTGCCACGGAGGCCACCCAGGGCCGGGGCACGGTGCCAGGTGGCCGGCTGGGGCTCCGTGTCCGACTTCGAGGAGCTGCCGCCTGTGTTGATGGAGGCCGAGGTCCGCGTGCTGGGCCTGGACATCTGCAACAGCTCCTGGAAGGGGCGGCTGAGCCCTGCCATGCTCTGCACCCGCAGTGGGGACCGCCGGCGACGTGGCTTCTGCTCG GCAGACTCTGGGGGGCCCCTGGTTTGCAGAAATCGGGCCCATGGCGTCGTCTCCTTCTCCGGCCTCTGGTGCGGCGACCCCAAGACCCCCGACGTGTACACACTGGTGTCCGCCTTCGTGACCTGGATCTGGGACGTGGTTCGGCGGGGCCCGCacggcccccagcccagccccccacccaggaCCACTGGGGGCCCAGCAGGAGTTGCCTGA
- the PRSS57 gene encoding serine protease 57 isoform X2, whose protein sequence is MASVSFQGQHHCGGFLLQTRWVVSAAHCFRDRDPQTGLVVLGAHDLRTAEATQQVFSISAVFTHPDYHLATHTSDICLLRLNSSAILGPAVGLLGLPRRPPRAGARCQVAGWGSVSDFEELPPVLMEAEVRVLGLDICNSSWKGRLSPAMLCTRSGDRRRRGFCSADSGGPLVCRNRAHGVVSFSGLWCGDPKTPDVYTLVSAFVTWIWDVVRRGPHGPQPSPPPRTTGGPAGVA, encoded by the exons ATGGCGTCCGTGAGTTTCCAGGGCCAGCACCACTGCGGGGGCTTCCTGCTGCAGACCCGCTGGGTTGTGTCGGCCGCCCACTGCTTCAGAGACAG AGACCCCCAAACGGGCCTGGTGGTGCTAGGGGCCCACGACCTGCGCACCGCAGAGGCCACGCAGCAGGTGTTCAGCATCTCGGCTGTCTTCACGCACCCCGACTACCATCTGGCCACCCACACCAGTGACATCTGTCTGCTGCGG CTGAACAGCTCTGCCATCCTGGGTCCTGCAGTGGGGCTGCTGGGGCTGCCACGGAGGCCACCCAGGGCCGGGGCACGGTGCCAGGTGGCCGGCTGGGGCTCCGTGTCCGACTTCGAGGAGCTGCCGCCTGTGTTGATGGAGGCCGAGGTCCGCGTGCTGGGCCTGGACATCTGCAACAGCTCCTGGAAGGGGCGGCTGAGCCCTGCCATGCTCTGCACCCGCAGTGGGGACCGCCGGCGACGTGGCTTCTGCTCG GCAGACTCTGGGGGGCCCCTGGTTTGCAGAAATCGGGCCCATGGCGTCGTCTCCTTCTCCGGCCTCTGGTGCGGCGACCCCAAGACCCCCGACGTGTACACACTGGTGTCCGCCTTCGTGACCTGGATCTGGGACGTGGTTCGGCGGGGCCCGCacggcccccagcccagccccccacccaggaCCACTGGGGGCCCAGCAGGAGTTGCCTGA
- the FSTL3 gene encoding follistatin-related protein 3 produces MRPGAPGPLWPLPWGALAWAVGFVGSVGSGDPAPGGVCWLQQGREATCSLVLRTDVSQAECCASGNIDTAWSNFTHPGNKISLLGFLGLVHCLPCKDSCEGVACGPGKACRMLGGRPRCECAPDCSGLPARLQVCGSDGATYRDECELRAARCRGHPDLRVMYRGRCRKSCAHVVCLRPQSCVVDQTGSAHCVVCRAAPCPAPSSPGQELCGNNNVTYMSSCHLRQATCFLGRSIGVRHPGSCAGTPEPLDAESEEDEENFV; encoded by the exons ATGCGTCCCGGGGCGCCGGGGCCACTGTGGCCGCTGCCCTGGGGGGCCCTGGCGTGGGCCGTGGGCTTCGTTGGCTCCGTGGGCTCTGGGGACCCCGCGCCCG GTGGTGTCTGCTGGCTCCAGCAGGGCCGAGAGGCCACCTGCAGCCTGGTGCTGAGGACGGACGTGAGCCAGGCTGAGTGCTGTGCGTCTGGTAACATCGACACCGCCTGGTCCAACTTCACGCACCCGGGGAACAAGATCAGCCTCCTGGGCTTCCTGGGCCTCGTCCACTGCCTCCCCTGCAAAG ATTCGTGCGAGGGTGTGGCGTGCGGCCCAGGCAAGGCCTGCCGCATGCTGGGGGGCCGTCCGCGCTGCGAGTGCGCGCCTGACTGCTCGGGGCTCCCAGCGCGCCTTCAGGTCTGCGGCTCGGACGGCGCCACCTACCGCGACGAGTGCGAATTGCGCGCCGCGCGCTGCCGCGGCCACCCAGACCTGCGCGTCATGTACCGGGGCCGCTGCCGCA AATCGTGCGCGCACGTTGTGTGCCTGCGGCCGCAGTCATGCGTGGTGGACCAGACCGGCAGCGCGCACTGCGTGGTGTGCCGCGCGGCGCCCTGCCCCGCGCCCTCCAGCCCCGGCCAGGAGCTCTGTGGCAATAACAACGTCACCTACATGTCCTCGTGCCACCTCCGCCAGGCCACCTGCTTCCTGGGCCGCTCCATCGGCGTGCGCCACCCGGGCAGTTGTGCAG GCACCCCCGAGCCGCTAGATGCTGAGTCGGAGGAGGACGAGGAGAACTTTGTGTGA